In a genomic window of Bemisia tabaci chromosome 1, PGI_BMITA_v3:
- the tai gene encoding uncharacterized protein tai isoform X3, with protein MSTAAVAENSWLGPCEQQDSLWDKMSGASAVAGGLKKRNQERKKPDPKPQSQINKCLNEKRRREQENIYIEELAELIHALPDMSSLAVNKPDKCAILQETVNQIRHIKQQEASGSSDAVQQGEVSSSKPTLLANNIFGPLLLEALEGFYFIVNQDGKIECVSENVHQFIRFTRDELIGKSIYNFIHLGDHARFSSCLLPMSVGWSPLDRSSVDPLTTRKKIFNCRLLIGPSAGREETMEEKQQRIEKYETMQISSAQVPYPGEKSNGDTSTSSGGEVSSECADVGPCLLCVARRIPPNEKPMGTPTEQFTMKLDPSGKIVGVDTSCVSSTYSQYLNKDLKGRLVQELCHDQDFIKLDSHLKETLTTGCCMSAIYRLRLAAEKYVHVQTKSKYFKATGIDPDFIMATHSIISDNDVPATSDSSISGPSLSTSSVGGPLMPIVNGNLQGPPNSRRSTNESCNTITLNSNSAYHTFTLNNDISMSDLNDLFPTSTCSWDLNMPSNEERPSWDGPESRQSLTPAQSPLNPYSQATQPSPATNPPTTPFSNSFVFSPLPVLDEPKEQKEPLESASENGESARLRNLLTNKRSSTDSEDSQAAGRNKDRILKKLLDQEKEEGSENISVKIEEGMSGLVRRHSMGTPHTTPTHPPPDTPPAQQNKPSSGNNNMLLQLLNERKDDDDVEARAGLKKQNELLQHLFKEEDSSKHNSTDDNLNRGQSRKRPSEEGEDTGGQSAKKVSNPISNPVSILETLPPPPPPGSSASQQPNSKLWERNKMLASLLAEKPNTPTHIPPIPPSVISATPQDNIPRVNKVPAAWSGGSLQRQNAHGGLRNGPRPGTAPTRPQQPQQHNYMIENDQQPPRQWDNSNGPSWDSHQLSDPVLSDILDQVIDIVPDAIITDSSAIMNLLDVIESPNSLGYQFNTPNDKTAAIDAIQKSLMLCESTIKNSSYNNQLSAGQNSIQSAQAQQHQQQQHQQQQQQQQQQQQQQQQQQQQQQQQQQNYPPPPVYQQRPRFISQAPLGQRPPFTGANSHLAQQQLVIQQRSKLLQQQQQQQQKQRLLQQQQQQSLLIPSNAAATPQELQNIDSLMNNSVAPNVSLQRSSSVPDSQLSPSSYGNALLNSAPSQISPSQRAPPYSPLSHQQQTFSPVNGGVNSFPAVSSAAQQTGARLSPSGLSPFQQQLSPRVSQAGQVQVQVQAQTQVGQGNYPVMNSLSPGQQASGQWSPQSNNNSNRLTLQQQQNPMLNAQLTAGNTYNNTRAAFVQQRLVPQHQQQQQQLPSVRSLPSPSARASPFSSDSPSYQQNPNQQQQYRLQRTISAPHPSTLHQPTPPTCQVVTMVHQNMYGRSCEQLSVRGKGDYGPLHKFKLLLVK; from the exons GCTCGGCCCATGTGAGCAGCAAGACTCGCTCTGGGATAAGATGAGTGGTGCTAGTGCTGTAGCAGGAGGACTCAAGAAACGGAACCAGGAACGGAAGAAACCAGATCCCAAACCCCAGTCTCAGAT TAATAAGTGCCTTAATGAGaagcggcgcagagagcaagaGAATATTTATATCGAGGAACTGGCCGAGTTGATTCATGCTCTCCCGGACATGAGCTCGCTTGCTGTCAACAAACCTGATAAGTGTGCTATCCTCCAGGAGACTGTCAATCAG ATCCGGCACATTAAACAACAGGAGGCATCTGGAAGCAGTGATGCTGTGCAGCAAGGGGAGGTATCTTCATCGAAACCAACGCTATTAGCTAACAATATATTTGGGCCTCTCCTTCTGGAAGCTCTCGAGGGGTTTTATTTTATCGTCAACCAAGACGGCAAAATAGAGTGCGTCTCAGAAAACGTTCACCAGTTCATCCGATTTACCCGCGACGAACTCATCGGCAAGTCAATCTACAATTTCATTCACCTCGGCGATCATGCCAGATTCTCCTCTTGCCTCTTGCCCATGTCGGTCGGTTGGTCTCCCTTAGACCGATCCTCAGTTGACCCATTAACAAcccgtaaaaaaattttcaactgcCGTCTACTCATCGGTCCGTCCGCTGGTCGAGAAGAAACGATGGAAGAGAAGCAACAAAGgatagaaaaatatgaaaccatGCAG ATCTCATCAGCTCAAGTACCTTACCCTGGAGAAAAGAGCAATGGTGATACCAGTACTAGTAGTGGCGGTGAAGTAAGCTCTGAATGTGCAGATGTCGGCCCATGCTTACTGTGTGTTGCACGACGCATCCCGCCTAATGAAAAACCAATGGGTACTCCAACGGAACAGTTCACTATGAAACTAGACCCCAGTGGTAAAATAGTTGGTGTTGACACGTCATGTGTATCATCGACATATTCCCAGTATTTAAATAAG GATTTAAAGGGGCGATTAGTGCAAGAACTTTGCCATGACCAAGATTTCATAAAACTAGATTCTCATTTAAAAGAAACCCTAACCACAGGATGTTGTATGAGTGCAATTTATAGGTTGCGCCTTGCCGCCGAAAAGTATGTTCACGTTCAAACAAAGTCGAAATATTTCAAAGCCACTGGAATTGATCCCGACTTTATAATGGCAACTCATTCTATAATTAG TGATAATGATGTGCCAGCAACGTCAGATAGTTCGATATCTGGACCAAGTTTGAGTACAAGCTCTGTAGGAGGTCCATTAATGCCTATTGTCAATGGAAATTTACAAGGACCACCGAATTCTCGAAGGAGCACAAATGAATCCTGTAATACCATTACGCTTAACTCTAACTCAGCTTACCATACCTTTACTCTCAATAATGACATTAGTATGTCTGATTTGAATGATCTATTTCCTACGTCTACGTGTAGTTGGGATCTAAATATGCCGAGCAACGAAGAGCGGCCTAGTTGGGACGGGCCAGAGTCCAGGCAGTCGCTTACACCAGCCCAAAGTCCACTAAACCCATACTCTCAGGCGACACAACCTAGCCCAGCGACAAATCCACCCACTACCCCATTTTCAAACTCCTTTGTGTTCAGTCCGCTTCCAGTTCTGGATGAACCAAAAGAGCAAAAAGAGCCGTTAGAAAGTGCATCAGAAAACGGGGAATCAGCAAGGTTGCGGAATTTGTTGACGAACAAAAGAAGCTCTACTGATAGTGAGGATAGTCAAGCTGCTGGTAGAAATAAAGACCGGATCTTGAAGAAACTTTTGGATCAAGAAAAGGAGGAAGGCTCAGAAAATATTAGTGTGAAAATTGAAGAAGGGATGAGTGGTTTGGTGAGGAGGCATAGCATGGGTACACCACATACTACCCCTACGCACCCTCCACCTGATACGCCGCCTGCTCAACAGAACAAACCATCATCTGGAAATAACAATATGTTATTACAA ctgCTCAATGAACGtaaggatgatgatgatgttgaGGCAAGAGCGGGGCTCAAGAAGCAAAACGAATTGCTCCAACATCTCTTCAAGGAAGAAGATTCGTCTAAACATAATTCTACAGAT GATAATCTTAACCGAGGGCAATCGCGGAAAAGGCCGAGTGAAGAAGGGGAAGATACAGGAGGTCAGAGTGCGaagaaagtaagcaatccaatCAGTAATCCAGTCAGTATTTTAGAAACTCTTCCGCCCCCACCGCCTCCGGGTTCTAGTGCATCTCAACAACCAAACAGCAAGCTctgggaaagaaacaaaatgtTGGCATCTCTCCTTGCAGAAAAACCGAACACACCTACACACATTCCGCCAATACCCCCGTCAGTCATCTCTGCCACGCCTCAGGATAATATACCTCGTGTCAATAAAGTGCCTGCTG CATGGTCTGGAGGTAGCTTACAGCGGCAAAATGCTCACGGAGGGCTCAGAAACGGTCCAAGACCGGGGACTGCACCTACACGACCTCAACAACCTCAACAGCATAATTATATGATAGAAAATGATCAGCAGCCACCGCGCCAGTGGGACAACAGCAATGGCCCCTCATGGGACTCACACCAATTGTCTGATCCTGTGTTGTCCGATATTTTGGATCAAGTGATAGATATTGTTCCTGATGCCATTATAACTG attccTCTGCAATTATGAACTTATTAGATGTGATAGAATCACCAAACTCTCTAGGATACCAGTTTAATACTCCCAACGATAAAACAGCTGCCATTGATGCAATTCAAAAGTCTCTCATGCTTTGTGAAAGCACCATAAAAAATTCCTCCTATAATAAT CAATTATCTGCTGGTCAAAACTCGATACAATCTGCTCAAGCACAACAACATCAGCAACAACAACAtcagcagcagcaacaacagcagcagcagcaacaacaacagcagcagcaacaacagcagcaacaacaacaacaacaacaaaactaCCCGCCTCCACCTGTCTACCAGCAGCGGCCAAGGTTTATATCGCAAGCTCCCCTTGGTCAACGCCCACCCTTTACGGGTGCAAATTCTCATCTAGCTCAG CAACAATTAGTGATACAACAGAGGTCAAAATTGCtgcagcagcagcaacaacaacagcaaaaACAACGTCTTCtgcaacagcagcagcagcagtcATTATTGATCCCAAGCAATGCAGCAGCTACTCCTCAGGAATTACAAAATATTGATTCTCTCATGAATAACTCTGTTGCACCTAATGTATCGCTTCAG CGATCGTCCAGTGTACCTGACTCTCAGCTGTCTCCAAGTAGTTACGGTAATGCGTTACTCAACAGCGCACCTTCCCAGATCTCTCCCTCTCAAAGGGCCCCTCCTTATTCACCTCTTTCTCACCAGCAACAAACCTTTTCACCTGTCAA cgGTGGCGTGAATAGTTTCCCTGCAGTATCATCTGCAGCACAACAAACTGGAGCTCGACTGTCACCCAGTGGTCTTTCTCCATTTCAGCAACAGCTTTCTCCCCGAGTTTCACAG gCTGGTCAAGTGCAAGTTCAAGTTCAGGCACAGACACAAGTGGGACAAGGGAATTATCCTGTCATGAACAGTCTAAGTCCTGGGCAGCAAGCCTCAGGGCAGTGGAGTCCACAATCCAATAACAATAGTAATAGATTAACGTTGCAACAGCAACAAAACCCTATGCTAAATGCTCAATTAACAGCA
- the tai gene encoding uncharacterized protein tai isoform X4, with the protein MSGASAVAGGLKKRNQERKKPDPKPQSQINKCLNEKRRREQENIYIEELAELIHALPDMSSLAVNKPDKCAILQETVNQIRHIKQQEASGSSDAVQQGEVSSSKPTLLANNIFGPLLLEALEGFYFIVNQDGKIECVSENVHQFIRFTRDELIGKSIYNFIHLGDHARFSSCLLPMSVGWSPLDRSSVDPLTTRKKIFNCRLLIGPSAGREETMEEKQQRIEKYETMQISSAQVPYPGEKSNGDTSTSSGGEVSSECADVGPCLLCVARRIPPNEKPMGTPTEQFTMKLDPSGKIVGVDTSCVSSTYSQYLNKDLKGRLVQELCHDQDFIKLDSHLKETLTTGCCMSAIYRLRLAAEKYVHVQTKSKYFKATGIDPDFIMATHSIISDNDVPATSDSSISGPSLSTSSVGGPLMPIVNGNLQGPPNSRRSTNESCNTITLNSNSAYHTFTLNNDISMSDLNDLFPTSTCSWDLNMPSNEERPSWDGPESRQSLTPAQSPLNPYSQATQPSPATNPPTTPFSNSFVFSPLPVLDEPKEQKEPLESASENGESARLRNLLTNKRSSTDSEDSQAAGRNKDRILKKLLDQEKEEGSENISVKIEEGMSGLVRRHSMGTPHTTPTHPPPDTPPAQQNKPSSGNNNMLLQLLNERKDDDDVEARAGLKKQNELLQHLFKEEDSSKHNSTDDNLNRGQSRKRPSEEGEDTGGQSAKKVSNPISNPVSILETLPPPPPPGSSASQQPNSKLWERNKMLASLLAEKPNTPTHIPPIPPSVISATPQDNIPRVNKVPAAWSGGSLQRQNAHGGLRNGPRPGTAPTRPQQPQQHNYMIENDQQPPRQWDNSNGPSWDSHQLSDPVLSDILDQVIDIVPDAIITDSSAIMNLLDVIESPNSLGYQFNTPNDKTAAIDAIQKSLMLCESTIKNSSYNNQLSAGQNSIQSAQAQQHQQQQHQQQQQQQQQQQQQQQQQQQQQQQQQQNYPPPPVYQQRPRFISQAPLGQRPPFTGANSHLAQQQLVIQQRSKLLQQQQQQQQKQRLLQQQQQQSLLIPSNAAATPQELQNIDSLMNNSVAPNVSLQRSSSVPDSQLSPSSYGNALLNSAPSQISPSQRAPPYSPLSHQQQTFSPVNGGVNSFPAVSSAAQQTGARLSPSGLSPFQQQLSPRVSQAGQVQVQVQAQTQVGQGNYPVMNSLSPGQQASGQWSPQSNNNSNRLTLQQQQNPMLNAQLTAGNTYNNTRAAFVQQRLVPQHQQQQQQLPSVRSLPSPSARASPFSSDSPSYQQNPNQQQQYRLQRTISAPHPSTLHQPTPPTCQVVTMVHQNMYGRSCEQLSVRGKGDYGPLHKFKLLLVK; encoded by the exons ATGAGTGGTGCTAGTGCTGTAGCAGGAGGACTCAAGAAACGGAACCAGGAACGGAAGAAACCAGATCCCAAACCCCAGTCTCAGAT TAATAAGTGCCTTAATGAGaagcggcgcagagagcaagaGAATATTTATATCGAGGAACTGGCCGAGTTGATTCATGCTCTCCCGGACATGAGCTCGCTTGCTGTCAACAAACCTGATAAGTGTGCTATCCTCCAGGAGACTGTCAATCAG ATCCGGCACATTAAACAACAGGAGGCATCTGGAAGCAGTGATGCTGTGCAGCAAGGGGAGGTATCTTCATCGAAACCAACGCTATTAGCTAACAATATATTTGGGCCTCTCCTTCTGGAAGCTCTCGAGGGGTTTTATTTTATCGTCAACCAAGACGGCAAAATAGAGTGCGTCTCAGAAAACGTTCACCAGTTCATCCGATTTACCCGCGACGAACTCATCGGCAAGTCAATCTACAATTTCATTCACCTCGGCGATCATGCCAGATTCTCCTCTTGCCTCTTGCCCATGTCGGTCGGTTGGTCTCCCTTAGACCGATCCTCAGTTGACCCATTAACAAcccgtaaaaaaattttcaactgcCGTCTACTCATCGGTCCGTCCGCTGGTCGAGAAGAAACGATGGAAGAGAAGCAACAAAGgatagaaaaatatgaaaccatGCAG ATCTCATCAGCTCAAGTACCTTACCCTGGAGAAAAGAGCAATGGTGATACCAGTACTAGTAGTGGCGGTGAAGTAAGCTCTGAATGTGCAGATGTCGGCCCATGCTTACTGTGTGTTGCACGACGCATCCCGCCTAATGAAAAACCAATGGGTACTCCAACGGAACAGTTCACTATGAAACTAGACCCCAGTGGTAAAATAGTTGGTGTTGACACGTCATGTGTATCATCGACATATTCCCAGTATTTAAATAAG GATTTAAAGGGGCGATTAGTGCAAGAACTTTGCCATGACCAAGATTTCATAAAACTAGATTCTCATTTAAAAGAAACCCTAACCACAGGATGTTGTATGAGTGCAATTTATAGGTTGCGCCTTGCCGCCGAAAAGTATGTTCACGTTCAAACAAAGTCGAAATATTTCAAAGCCACTGGAATTGATCCCGACTTTATAATGGCAACTCATTCTATAATTAG TGATAATGATGTGCCAGCAACGTCAGATAGTTCGATATCTGGACCAAGTTTGAGTACAAGCTCTGTAGGAGGTCCATTAATGCCTATTGTCAATGGAAATTTACAAGGACCACCGAATTCTCGAAGGAGCACAAATGAATCCTGTAATACCATTACGCTTAACTCTAACTCAGCTTACCATACCTTTACTCTCAATAATGACATTAGTATGTCTGATTTGAATGATCTATTTCCTACGTCTACGTGTAGTTGGGATCTAAATATGCCGAGCAACGAAGAGCGGCCTAGTTGGGACGGGCCAGAGTCCAGGCAGTCGCTTACACCAGCCCAAAGTCCACTAAACCCATACTCTCAGGCGACACAACCTAGCCCAGCGACAAATCCACCCACTACCCCATTTTCAAACTCCTTTGTGTTCAGTCCGCTTCCAGTTCTGGATGAACCAAAAGAGCAAAAAGAGCCGTTAGAAAGTGCATCAGAAAACGGGGAATCAGCAAGGTTGCGGAATTTGTTGACGAACAAAAGAAGCTCTACTGATAGTGAGGATAGTCAAGCTGCTGGTAGAAATAAAGACCGGATCTTGAAGAAACTTTTGGATCAAGAAAAGGAGGAAGGCTCAGAAAATATTAGTGTGAAAATTGAAGAAGGGATGAGTGGTTTGGTGAGGAGGCATAGCATGGGTACACCACATACTACCCCTACGCACCCTCCACCTGATACGCCGCCTGCTCAACAGAACAAACCATCATCTGGAAATAACAATATGTTATTACAA ctgCTCAATGAACGtaaggatgatgatgatgttgaGGCAAGAGCGGGGCTCAAGAAGCAAAACGAATTGCTCCAACATCTCTTCAAGGAAGAAGATTCGTCTAAACATAATTCTACAGAT GATAATCTTAACCGAGGGCAATCGCGGAAAAGGCCGAGTGAAGAAGGGGAAGATACAGGAGGTCAGAGTGCGaagaaagtaagcaatccaatCAGTAATCCAGTCAGTATTTTAGAAACTCTTCCGCCCCCACCGCCTCCGGGTTCTAGTGCATCTCAACAACCAAACAGCAAGCTctgggaaagaaacaaaatgtTGGCATCTCTCCTTGCAGAAAAACCGAACACACCTACACACATTCCGCCAATACCCCCGTCAGTCATCTCTGCCACGCCTCAGGATAATATACCTCGTGTCAATAAAGTGCCTGCTG CATGGTCTGGAGGTAGCTTACAGCGGCAAAATGCTCACGGAGGGCTCAGAAACGGTCCAAGACCGGGGACTGCACCTACACGACCTCAACAACCTCAACAGCATAATTATATGATAGAAAATGATCAGCAGCCACCGCGCCAGTGGGACAACAGCAATGGCCCCTCATGGGACTCACACCAATTGTCTGATCCTGTGTTGTCCGATATTTTGGATCAAGTGATAGATATTGTTCCTGATGCCATTATAACTG attccTCTGCAATTATGAACTTATTAGATGTGATAGAATCACCAAACTCTCTAGGATACCAGTTTAATACTCCCAACGATAAAACAGCTGCCATTGATGCAATTCAAAAGTCTCTCATGCTTTGTGAAAGCACCATAAAAAATTCCTCCTATAATAAT CAATTATCTGCTGGTCAAAACTCGATACAATCTGCTCAAGCACAACAACATCAGCAACAACAACAtcagcagcagcaacaacagcagcagcagcaacaacaacagcagcagcaacaacagcagcaacaacaacaacaacaacaaaactaCCCGCCTCCACCTGTCTACCAGCAGCGGCCAAGGTTTATATCGCAAGCTCCCCTTGGTCAACGCCCACCCTTTACGGGTGCAAATTCTCATCTAGCTCAG CAACAATTAGTGATACAACAGAGGTCAAAATTGCtgcagcagcagcaacaacaacagcaaaaACAACGTCTTCtgcaacagcagcagcagcagtcATTATTGATCCCAAGCAATGCAGCAGCTACTCCTCAGGAATTACAAAATATTGATTCTCTCATGAATAACTCTGTTGCACCTAATGTATCGCTTCAG CGATCGTCCAGTGTACCTGACTCTCAGCTGTCTCCAAGTAGTTACGGTAATGCGTTACTCAACAGCGCACCTTCCCAGATCTCTCCCTCTCAAAGGGCCCCTCCTTATTCACCTCTTTCTCACCAGCAACAAACCTTTTCACCTGTCAA cgGTGGCGTGAATAGTTTCCCTGCAGTATCATCTGCAGCACAACAAACTGGAGCTCGACTGTCACCCAGTGGTCTTTCTCCATTTCAGCAACAGCTTTCTCCCCGAGTTTCACAG gCTGGTCAAGTGCAAGTTCAAGTTCAGGCACAGACACAAGTGGGACAAGGGAATTATCCTGTCATGAACAGTCTAAGTCCTGGGCAGCAAGCCTCAGGGCAGTGGAGTCCACAATCCAATAACAATAGTAATAGATTAACGTTGCAACAGCAACAAAACCCTATGCTAAATGCTCAATTAACAGCA